The Pyrus communis chromosome 8, drPyrComm1.1, whole genome shotgun sequence region ACGTGAGATACTGTGCCAACATCGATACACCGATAAAAAGTGAAAGGATCACGAAATCCATTCGCCCGTACCATCAACACTCACACTACCAACCACCTGATACATACAAATTTAGCATTCCAAGAGCCTCTTTCTCCTAAATCGAATCAGGTGCCTAAATTGATAGGAAAAAACTAAAAGGATGATCATGAAATTAAATCAACTCACAATTTCACATCGAAATCTAAATTTATCCCAGTACTATCATCAACCAACAAACCCTAGGGTTCAGAATTCTAAAACGTGAAAAACAGAGCATTTCGAAATCGAAAAAGCCAAATCGTTCAACCTATATACTTCGATCATTTCATTGcatgaaaaggaaaacaaaatcacCGTTCCAAAaggaaatttaaacaaaattcaaaacaaacacaACAACCAAAACGATCACTAAGAAcccaaaaattatgaaatttcgTATACAATCGTTCGACAAATCAACAATCCgaaacaattaaagaaaaaaaaaacataaaaattcgATAAATCGAAGAGGCGATAGGCTCACCGGCGATTTGGCTAGGGTTTTCTGGTTGGGTTCGGGGAGCTTCtgcttctagagagagaaagaagagcgAGAGAAACTCTCCGATTAGGAGCCGTACAGCGAGTGAGAGACGCAGGAGTGACCTTGGTTGGGGGGTTTCCGCATTATATACAATAGGGAGATTATAGAGTGTGGGCGTTTCCATTTGAACTCGGATTTGTTTGTGGGCGTGTTTCTTCCCGCCACGTAACCTCCCTATTCGGCATCTTCTTACTTGTCGCCTAtcttactttttatttattatcatCTTTTTGTTGGATTATTATTTAGGGTTATTTATGATTGAGAGTGACTAGAGGAATCTTGAAAAAATGAGACGCTTATAAATTTTGTGTCATTTCGTATTTTTAGCATAATGTTATATATTGTTAGCATTTCTcttattgttaatttatataaaaaccctacataaattattcaaaaacaaaaagaaaaactatttcAACACATGTTTTCTTAACCATATGCGCACCTTtctcatttttatttaatttattcaattcaataacTAAAATATCGATAGGAGTGGGCATAATAAGAGATTACAAGAATGTAAAATAATTTAGATGTTTAATGAGATTATCGATCGTAAAAGTGGACATAGCTACGTTGAGTGGTACAAATGTGCTATTTTCTATGTATTTTAGTATAAATTCCTTCCGTTTGGtagctgttttgtttgtttttattttataaacgaTAGGATATCTACATTAAATCACGGGGAGGGGGATTTGAACACAAGACCTTAGTGCAAGGAGGAAAATTATTAACCAACTTTTAGTTTTGTGTTAAAGATATAGAGTATCTGTAAGGCTAGTTGATAGTGTATTTTCCGCTCAGAAATACATGAGAAAAATGATAAATGAAGAAGAGtgaagaaaagatgaagaagtCTTTGCAATTACCTATTATTAATACCATCTTCTTTGCAAAGAAAgcaagagagatttttttaacaaacaatattatctacactaaggacgTGGATGAGTGGGTTAAGCGtcataatgagttagcaataatatggtttaaattcataTTTGGTGAAgatcgaacctaaaacttcttacttacaagtgaaaaagaatacaaTAGAATACAAAGTCGCAAAGAGAGATTTAAGTCTCAAATACGATGATGGGACATGGTTGGACTTGGACATCAGAAATGAGGAAACTTTAGTGGCATAGGAATATCCCCAAAGCACGATTGGAAGTTGCTTTCACTTACATTTATGGCTCTACAAAATTTAGAATGACAGGAATGACAAATTTAATCATGaaatgtaattaatattaaaaaggGTTCCGTAAAAAATGTGTAGCTTAATCGATTGAAAGTATTTATGCATTTGAAGTTCCGTGCTTCACTCAATTCACCCTCAATAttgcatatataaatataaaaaaatacattCAAACGTACGCATAGATTCCACCACTAATTAATTGTGAATGAGTAATAAATTAATTGGCTGTGTGTTTTCTCAACTGGTAGATTGTTTTAACAGAACGACCAACTAATtcctttgaagaaaaaaagaactaacgaaaacttcaaaaaactttggtttttaagaaaaatgacaaataaaggtgtagtgaattgTATcagaaaaaaagtaaaaatatgaattttcgttaaaaataaacagtaccagaAATGTTTAGTTGAAACTTCCTGATGTTACCGTTAACCCTTCATGTGAAATGTGAATGACTAACAATGCAACAATAAATGCATGGCAGCTCACATTAGAAATTGTAAAGTCAGCCCACCTCAGATTTCCAAATTCATAAATAATCATTTTTATAAACtataagggggcgtttgttgcgccggactatctcggactggattagcttcaaggactaagctggactgccttagactagactaaactggactaacttagtgaagcgtttggtgcagtattggactaagaagctagataataacaaattctaatattatattatttaatatataaattattaatattttattatgatcttatctttttcttcattttttcctaccatttccgtcccactcttttcctcttctctcatcgtcccaccctctccctctttttttcctcttagacctctcaattcatgtctctttctcattcctggtcaaactccttattgattccagtgtctatttctctgtcctccctccctttCTAGCTATGTGTTGTTCGaatggaacctcacggctccaattttcccgacgagttgcaggtttcccaatgtgttttccggccaaccctcgttaaatttgatgaagttagcaccgccaaaaaattcatcaccatccctagaccgagatcttagctttgaatgctcaaatctgtcatggatttgaagaagcccaaacaggccgagacttccaagccattttccggccacattcgaccacattttggcctctattcaggtaaaatcgtaatcttgtcactcccagcttcaatttggtatattttatatgaaagttggttgtgaaatggatctgaaagggagtcggaaagttaatgattgatctaggtgaccggagatgacgaggagtTTGTCGGGAGTGGTtgttgagcatgacgaggacgagaaagagaggatagtcttagctagtcccatggttattagggggtctcgctaagacctcttagtgaagggttttgtccatgctagtcccctttagtctcattaaagtTAGTCCCaacatggaacaaacacagtattggactaatacctagtccagtccagtccaacttagtgagggcaaacaaacgccccctaaatTAGTAATAATCTTCATAGAATAATGGTATATTAAAAtggcttttaattatttcagtttttttatgtTGCAAGCATGTGAAAAGTCAGCGATTTTGGGATGGATGGATGAAGGACAAGAATACGTGTTGGGTAGACCACAAATGTTGGTTCAGAAGCCTGGAGCCAAAAGCCAACCCCATCTCGCTAACAAACCAAAACTTTGATCAGAAGAACTTACCCTCTTACCTTCATTCTGATTCTCTTTCTGCTTATTTGTTAAGTGCTTTTTTCTGCTTATTTGGTTTGTGCTCAATTTCCGGGTGGTTCTTCTTGATTTGCCCGTCTTGCAGCTTCCGATATTGTCAAAGTTTCAAGCTTTTTGTTTCAGTCAAAGCAGCCTGGGATTTTTCTGGTATGTCCCCTAAAGTTattgtctttttatttatatCTGTTGTTCTTTTATCtgtttttaataaaagtaaGGCTGTTACGATAGATGTTGTATTGCGTAAGATGCCCCGATCCTCGGAAAGCAAGAGCCTTATTAGCTTGAGGTCGCCGTTTTTTTATCTGTTTGATAGTTTAttgattaaatttaaattttctgaTTGATGAACTAAGCATGTGATTATTGCCAATTTACAATCTTAATGAAAAGTTGTGATATAAATAAACAATTTCAATCCAGTAGTTGTATTTTGATGTTATTTATTTCTTGGCCAGATATCTGTTCTGCTTTCATATGGAGGACTGTAGGTAAAATCTCACAtcgaaaatttgacaaaataaatgataataTATAAGGAATGATCCGCCACAGCATTGAtgcattttgtgataaaaccccacatcTGTTGTGCCCGTAAAATACCACTGTTGATTAGTAGTGAACCGATGGTCCGTCTCTCTGAAAGGTTGATAGGGTTTTCTCACAAAAACAGGAgtaatgaagaacatccatttATCTTTGTTGAATCTTTAAGTAGGAGGTAATTGGAATTAAGTTTAGTTACTGAGTGGAAATTGTAGATTGACACTAAAGCTTTGACATTTAGATAGGCGACTCGTGATTTGGGGCATCGCTTTGATCTCCTTCGAAGTATTTTGATGCATCCGGGATGTAGTTTCATATATCGCTTTGTAGTTTCCCTCAGCCAAGGCACTATCTCGCTTTTGGCACTGTCGCTTTTTctaagtttgtgaccttcgctcgGTTGCTTATctgtttatttcttttgtttgatCGAATTGTTTATATATTGCTTCATAGTTCGCTCCATCGCTCTTGTTTGAATATCAACTGAAGTCTTTATTTACTTAACTGGCCAGGCACATTAGTTACATCCACTCCTGGATCCCGATTTGTCTTACTAATTGACAATGGGGGCCGTAGTGGGAAAGAGCGAAAATGCTAGAAGGTTTTCGATACATGAAACGAAGCTAGAGGCCAAAATGGTTGAAGCTATGCAGCGCAGAGCAGCTAAAGGAAGTATTATGAAATCATTTAACAGCCTCATCTTGAAGTTTCCGAAGATTGACGAGAGCTTAAGAAATTGCAAGGCTATTTTCGAGCAATTTGGTATGTATCGTATTGAGTTCTTGTTCAATTCTGTTCTAAATTTGTACTTTTTCATGTCTGTTTAATCAGTAACTTGTGTACTTTTTTCTTCTCGACAGATGAGGATTCGAATGGCATGATCGATCAAGAAGAGATGAAAAAGTGTTTCTATAAACTGGAAGTCTCTTTTACAGATGAGGAGATCGATGATCTCTTTGAGGCATGCGATATTAACGAGGATATGGGAATCAAGTTCAATGAGTTCATCGTTCTTATTTGCCTCGTTCATCTTCTCAAGGATGATAACAAAGCCGTTCACACTGTATCCAAACACGCATACTTGATTATCTGTATTTTCTTTAAGCTtccttgtttttgtgttcttttcCTCGTTCTCTGTGTTCCATGACTTCTGCTAGAAATTGCAATTGGGGATGCCGGAAATGGAGGCCACATTTGAAACATTGGTAGATGGATTTGTGTTCTTGGATAAGAACAAGGATGGTTATGTCAGCAAGAGCGAGATGGTCGAGGCCATTAACGAGACTACGACAGGGGAACGTTCCTCTGGGCGAATAGCCATGAAAAGATTTGGTcagcccctctctctctctacacacatATTATACACAAACACACCATTGCAAGCATACAGATCATTTGTGTCCATCTGTATGCATACAGATCATTTGTGTCCATCTGTATGCATTTGCGTGGACGTATTACCAAGTAAAACTTGTGACTTAGTGAAAACGGAAGCTAGTAATTCGGTTTGTTCGTGTCTACGATGGTGGATTCTTATGAATTAGTTCATTTAGCTAAATGGTCTGAAGTAAGACGGTAGAGAAAATCCCTTTCTAATAATCTTGTTACTTCTATTGTTGCAGAAGAAATGGACTGGGATAAGAACGGAATGGTGAACTTCAAGGAGTTTCTATTTGCGTTTACTCGATGGATCGGCATTGACGAGCTTGAGGACGAGGATGAAGACTGAACTGGGGGAATTGAAGGTTCGATAACTTATAATAACTGGTGTTTCTagcaggaagcactttaagtgctttttcaggattcacttgtattttcattgaggattggtttcaaaaacatttttgcCAGAAGCGCTTTCTGcctttttaaaagcacttccaaacgataGAGCTTGTAAAATGTTACAACGAGTCCTTCGTTGAGATCACCATGTAAATATTTCACTTGATAGTGCCTGCTCGTGTGTTCTAAGAAGATTCACGGTGAATTTGTACGTTCATCGACTTCGAACTGCAATAAAATCTCTCAAAGTTGTCAACCATTTGACGTTTCTAGACGACTTAACCTTTTGAAATTGCTAGCCAGTAAGGTTTTTTACTTTCTCCTCAGGGCAGTTTTTGGAGGAAGGGGTCTCATGTTTTATTAGTGGTGAAGCCCACACCACatcaaaattcaatttgaaccatatatttttcaagttgcacgtCATAAATtattcttgcaaaatattaaccaCATCGGAAATATACGACGCATTTAATagagtttaaaaaatttgatgaaTACTGTGTTCTAATAAACATTTTAATTCTTTCACGACAATTAAAAGAGCAAATAAtgtcggattgaattgaatctTTGCGGTCGGTTCAAATTGTTGAAGGTGAACAAAATCAATCAAAAGCCGTGGGCTAATATAACTCAGTTTTTGTGGCCAAATGCAATTGTTGAGCTTATGCAAAACAGTGGTGAAGGTGCCACAAAGCTTTCCACAATTCTCTGCTGTAAATCGTAGCCCAAAAAACAAGAAACGTTCAGAGCTCAGAGCTATTGGTGCAAGAAGCGTCAAATATACGAGAAACTActttttcacaaaacaaaacgaagAACGCTTTAAATAAATCCAAATGCAATCTGGACAGTACAACATTACTCGAATTTTCGCCTTGTTAATCGCTATTCATATACACACCATACCATACCATAACTTGCTCACAGAAACCCAGAGACGGTAGCAAAACTGTCATCACATGCTTATAATAGTATAAGGACAGGCTTAGAGAGCTAATGCTCCCACCAAACTTCCAATGCAACATATAAAAAGCAAACCCGTCGAAATCAAACTGTCCTTTCCTATGCGATATGCCAACCCTTGCCCCTGACCAGTAGGTACACACACTTGATATAGAAACAAGTAGAACTGGCACACAAGGGGTGTTGCCAGTGCCCCGATGGCGGTTGGAGGATTGGCTGACACAGCAACACGTGGCGTGGAAACCTCTGTTTACTGGCAGAAACTAACAAAACAAGCTCCAAGAGCCCTCCAAGAGCGGATCTATCACCCCCTGGTCTTGGCCCTCTTCATACCAAGACTGTTGTGGAAGGGTGACACTGAACCGGACATTGGAGAACCCTCCTCACGAAGTGTGCCATTGAGGATTGCCAACTCTCGCAGTTGCTGTTTCTTGTAAAAATCCCGAGATTCGTCCTGAAAAAATACAGATATCATTCCAAGAAACAGTTAAGAGATTGTATTGAAGACAAACTTTACAAGAGAGGTGATCGGAAAAACTTCTAATCAGAGAAGAGAAAACATACCACAGGCCTGAGCAAATCTTCAAGTACCTCACGTGCTTGCAATAAACGAGTATCAATAATTTCAACTGGTAGTTCTGCCTCCACTAGAATATGAAGAGGTTCGTTCAGATGTTCATACCCTGGTTTTCCTCTCATCATTTCTTCCTTTAGAACAAAAATATGACAGTGGAGAGTGGACTAACATTAGATTCACACAATGTGAACCAAAAGTAATGGAAACTGAATTTATTTACAGAATAATGTAAAAAATACTCGTTCAGAATTCCTTTGAATCCATGAATAGCAGATCAATTACAGAAATAAGCATAGATGCATTCGTATGTTAAAAATAAACTCATTATTACCTTAGTCGGATCCTTTATGCTACCACGTCCCCTGATCAGAACACGACATTCAGTAGTTGCTTCCACCCGCTTAAGAGAGTTCCCTCTAGGGCCTAGCAACCGCCCAACAAAGTTATACTGCAACAAGGATTTCATGTCAGACAAACATAGAAAAGTACCCAGATAAATTAACAGAATTTAGTACTTCATCCATACATTAGGATATTTGTCAACTGGAATATCCACCCGGATTGTTCGCTTCACAATTAGACCAGATGAGCTACTTTGAGGACTCAGCCAGTTTTGGGTTGATGAAGGCTGTAATAAACCTGACATCTGAACAGTATAATCCACAAAggttaaaacaacattttattgtttttcatgaTCATATGTATTCTACTCTACACATATGAGAACCATAAGGTATTGGTCTTTGAAGAACCTTCAAGATCCAAACAAATTCATAACGCATGCTTTGAACAATGTGATGTATAATTAAGTAGAAAAACAACTAAGTAGAAAAAGATAGTAGACCTTAGAATATACAATCGAAACAGAACATTGCCCGACTGTGAATGTAGAAAACAATGCATTTCAAGgactaaaagtaaaattaatacaacaaaaataatatcATTCTACAATCACCCAGCAAATAAAGGCATGTGGTAGctgaaatatttcaaaaccaTATCAACAACGACCAAAAACTTGCCTGATATGGCAAAGTCAATCAACAAGCATAACCGAAGGGTCAATactcaaa contains the following coding sequences:
- the LOC137741843 gene encoding probable calcium-binding protein CML21; translation: MGAVVGKSENARRFSIHETKLEAKMVEAMQRRAAKGSIMKSFNSLILKFPKIDESLRNCKAIFEQFDEDSNGMIDQEEMKKCFYKLEVSFTDEEIDDLFEACDINEDMGIKFNEFIVLICLVHLLKDDNKAVHTKLQLGMPEMEATFETLVDGFVFLDKNKDGYVSKSEMVEAINETTTGERSSGRIAMKRFEEMDWDKNGMVNFKEFLFAFTRWIGIDELEDEDED
- the LOC137741842 gene encoding KH domain-containing protein At5g56140; translation: MEMMSSSGGGRYMAYSRSPSAPHSPHLSGLRSAALVAAEQEKYLLELLGERHKLSPFLLVLPNCNRLLNQEILRVTTLLGNASVLGQSGLEHASPLASRGMFSNGGADVNGWASRFQSEMSGLLQPSSTQNWLSPQSSSSGLIVKRTIRVDIPVDKYPNYNFVGRLLGPRGNSLKRVEATTECRVLIRGRGSIKDPTKEEMMRGKPGYEHLNEPLHILVEAELPVEIIDTRLLQAREVLEDLLRPVDESRDFYKKQQLRELAILNGTLREEGSPMSGSVSPFHNSLGMKRAKTRG